Proteins from a single region of Stigmatella erecta:
- a CDS encoding DUF3703 domain-containing protein, with the protein MTPMLREHFSRELRAAAEAEARGELAAAWRFLERAHILSQAHAGPHLRVHGAMFAFAWRRRDWREWRGQWPRLLLAAPGSWTGRAPRGNTGGANVGIFTPMSIPEDLQEWLREAAASPSRRPR; encoded by the coding sequence GCGAACACTTCAGCCGGGAACTGCGAGCGGCTGCGGAGGCCGAGGCGCGCGGGGAGCTGGCCGCCGCGTGGCGGTTCCTGGAGCGGGCCCACATCCTGAGTCAGGCCCATGCCGGGCCGCACCTCCGGGTGCACGGGGCCATGTTCGCGTTCGCCTGGCGGCGGCGGGACTGGCGCGAGTGGCGGGGGCAATGGCCCCGGCTGCTGCTCGCGGCCCCCGGCTCGTGGACCGGGAGGGCGCCCCGGGGGAACACCGGGGGGGCCAACGTGGGCATCTTCACCCCCATGTCCATTCCCGAGGACCTCCAGGAATGGCTCCGGGAGGCGGCGGCTAGCCCTTCACGGCGCCCGCGGTGA
- a CDS encoding carbohydrate ABC transporter permease codes for MGWLKKIAFGLLLLVITVYTLFPFYWAIVSSLKTGSELFEVSPWPKEPAWGNYTAVFTAQPFGQNILNSVIVATAVVLVSLLLGLTASFALARIQFRGRSMLLLTVLGVSMFPQIAVLSGMFELVRWLGIYNKLPSLILSNLILTLPFTIWVLTTFMRELPKDLEEAAIVDGATPWMVVTKVFLPLLGPAMATTGLLAFISAWNEFLFALTFTLSDDVRTVPVAIALFSGGSAFETPWGIIMAASVIVTVPLVVLVLIFQRKIISGLTAGAVKG; via the coding sequence ATGGGCTGGCTGAAGAAGATCGCCTTTGGGCTGCTGCTGCTGGTCATCACCGTCTACACGCTCTTTCCCTTCTACTGGGCGATCGTCTCGTCCCTGAAGACGGGCAGCGAGCTGTTCGAGGTCTCCCCGTGGCCGAAGGAGCCCGCGTGGGGCAACTACACGGCGGTGTTCACCGCCCAGCCCTTCGGGCAGAACATCCTCAACTCGGTCATCGTCGCCACCGCGGTGGTGCTGGTGTCGCTGCTGCTGGGGCTCACGGCCTCGTTCGCGCTGGCGCGCATCCAGTTCCGGGGCCGCAGCATGCTGCTGCTCACGGTGCTGGGCGTGTCCATGTTCCCGCAGATCGCCGTGCTGTCGGGCATGTTCGAGCTGGTGCGGTGGCTGGGCATCTACAACAAGCTGCCGTCGCTCATCCTCTCGAACCTCATCCTCACCCTGCCCTTCACCATCTGGGTGCTCACCACGTTCATGCGGGAGCTGCCGAAGGATCTGGAGGAAGCGGCCATCGTGGACGGCGCCACGCCGTGGATGGTCGTCACGAAGGTGTTCCTGCCGCTCTTGGGGCCCGCCATGGCGACCACGGGCCTCCTGGCGTTCATCTCCGCGTGGAACGAGTTCCTCTTCGCGCTCACCTTCACCCTGTCGGATGATGTCCGCACGGTGCCGGTGGCCATCGCCCTGTTCAGCGGCGGCAGCGCGTTCGAGACGCCCTGGGGCATCATCATGGCCGCCTCCGTCATCGTCACCGTGCCGCTCGTGGTGCTGGTGCTGATCTTCCAGCGGAAGATCATCTCCGGCCTCACCGCGGGCGCCGTGAAGGGCTAG